agataaaatattttgattttgtaaaaaattatttacattaCCAATGTGTATCTCTTGAGCCTTTTTTATCAAAGAGATCATGACCATACTTGATAAGATATATACTATTCTGAAAAAAGAAGCCGCAAATCTTTTGTTGAAAATGTGTCAAATCAATTTAATTCCCTTGGTCAAAACTTTAATAATAAGTATGTGTTTGATAATGCGATATCATATCacgatataaaattataaaatagaatCAATGTTTGAACATGTGATTTTACGTtgatttcatctcatgattctatatcatgagatgaaataccatattctccaaaaaatcatgatatgaaattatatggaatttcatatcatgatttaagattttttaaacACAAAAACTGAttcacaagtttatattttgttaaaataactCCATACACTTTTGGAGTTTAgaaaaatagattcaaaatacTGAAACAAGGCatgaaatattatgatattgACAAACAAGTGAATATTGTCATAACTTGTGCAATATTACATaatgatgaaatttttatgGTCTATGATCATGAAAATATAGTTGCGGATGATATTGATCAAAAAAATGACTCAAAACAACAATGTTGGTTCGTCTTATCGGTCACATGATCGAGAAATGCAAGTTCAATGTGAGGAGATTGTCATTATTATGTGGGAGAATTATATTAAAGACTAATTCACTACaatttatgttcaattttttttattgaattaaagtttGATAAAACAATTACTTAATTGAGAAACAAATAGTTTTGTAATAATTTACTATAcgttttgtaattttttttgtttattcaataagaatgaataaacaattgaggctattttaatagttttacaacttatgaattcttatatttatgagaaaatatattatacaaaaatttcataCCGCATATACAAACAAAACTTTAATTTCtatctcatgatttcatataataatatacaacCCCATCCCCCCGCACACCTCCTAATTCCCCATAATTAAAACTATATAAGTATTGAATAGACAACGAATCatgtaattatcatataaaatttatagaaCATTGAAGAATGCTATAAGTAAATTCACCAatgaaaaaagttatttatataaaatttatagaaCATTGAAGAATGCTATAAGTAAATTCACCAatgaaaaaagttatttatgttAAATTCAAAAAGAGTCCTATTAATTAAATTGTACCCCttctcaatttttaaatttaattctaaatatataatacattatatattattaatatattattttgacatGATCTGAATTGACTCACATGGATAATCCATattcattttccttaaaaaaaaactctttttaacCCTTACGTACGTTATACTAAGTTAATATTAAGAAGTGGTTCTTCATACTACCTctaattcaatataaaattattgacatttttttatagttcaatttcttttttcttcaaaatttagatcgtattaattcttttttattgagTGACCCTTCTGTTTGCTGgatttttcaattacttttaaatctcaaataataattatctttactttttttgataatattttaaaagtctttTGACTAATGTCTAAATATCTTTCtgataattatgataatatccATGATAcgatatgtaaaatatattttttcaactcACATAAAAATGCATTAGTTAACCTATATAGTTTTTTTAGTCGCACAAGAATGTAATCGCACTAGACAAGTTATATGTAACATGCTCGACTTAAAAGACATTAAAGAGATCGATTTCGAGTCATATGACCCTCCAAACCAACTGAGTCATCCTATAATTCGAAATCCTAAAATACAACGTCACTTacctaaaattttatttaaatattatatttttaaaaattgggtTAACATTAAGGTTTTCACGGTCACAATCGAGAGGACTGATTATTTAGCTTtttgtcttaatttttttttataattattttaggacAGATGATTATTGATCACGATggattattatattaaattaggtGATTAAAAGGTACTTATCGTGATTCTAAATGTATGATTAAGTTAGAATAAACAAATGTTGCCACCTTAATGATCCAACCAAAAATGGAAAGGTGTCAAGCTACAACTTccaaaaatttttgtttaaCATCCAACAAAAACTTGCCTTAAAAGGTCAGATTactaagataatatattttataatttagcTGCTAAGTCTGAATCTATTACAGTATTTTATATACAGTTAAATTTACTGAAATACCacttatcaaaattaaaatatggatATACTAAAAGGGATATATTTGTCTTTACAATTGACTTGGTAGTCAAATGAATGTTGCCCTAAATCTTTTGTTGGAGTTAAAATATTTAGACAATGATTAGGATAAAAAGTTGATTACTATTATAGGGTTTTATTCATATTGAAGGTTAAATAGCTGATTATATTTACAgtgatgataaaaaatataataagtgaTAAAAAATTGTGTTAAAGGCTATATGCTATTATgtatgtattaatttaataagaatgTTAAGTTGGGGGTTGAGTTAGGTTTGACGACGAgtaaaaatatgtgatttaatgtttaatgaaataattattaatttaattttaaattttaataaaaacaaagtaTGATATAATATCTTTTCATCTCACTCTCTATACGTGAAAGATGACATAcatcaataataacaataataaaaaaatggttaaaaattatgaactctccattataaatttctaaaaatattcaaatattagaTGATTCCCGAATTTtgacaaacaaaatatttatatcgaTGTAGTCGTAGTATACACTTTTAGACTCCTTTCTTACTATTCGATCAACTTCAATGCTAGAGTTGTTTCATAAGTGAAAGAGGACCAGAGGGGGGTCGCTAAGCATAAAAACGTAATAAATATCCCATAAAGTTAATCGAGAGATATATATTGATGTAGTCGCAGTAGGCACTTTTAGACTCAATGCTAGAGTTGTTTCATGAGCTATAGGGGGACCGGGGAGGGGGGGGGTCTCTAAGcacaaaaacataaataataaatatatcataaaattaatcGAAATATATACAGACTGAATCGaagatttataaaaatgaataattaggGTTTGGGACCTTAAGGCTATGAGTAAAGTTTCTATGATTTAAATTCTTGCTAGTTGCTACCCAACTACCCCATTTTATTTGCCATTAGCTCCCCATTAAGGACAAGTGTACATAACCTCatcaaaaagttttaattaatggctatatttataattaaaaaaagtcaaattagCAGACAACATTAATTTGCTtcttaataacaaaaaaaaaaacttgtattCAAAACGAACACTACTACCTAAAAGATCCATTTTAGGACACAAAAGTATGGGCTATATGAAGCAAATTAAAAGTATTCACATGTGTCACCATCCAAAATTTCTAAAGGTATCCTCATTATTTCAAGAATCATATACTCCACTACTTTTATTCATATTTCACAACAAAATACAAATTGCATAAAAaccaaaaatcaattatttttactgttttatCACCCTTTAATATTGAGAAAATCCTTATTTTAACCCCTTTTAATATCTAACTAAATAAGTTTAAAACACAATTCTAAAAAAGACAAACTAgttaatgaaatgaaaattaagtaattaaccATGCTTAATCATATATTATCTGACCAATTGAGAAGTCATCAATAATTGAAGAATCCCAAGTACTATTATtcctaaaattcaaaaaagaatcCAAAGTACTAttattccaaaaaataaaaacacaagaatTCTCAATGTAACACTCAAAGCTAATAATAGcagtaaaatttatatatttatttgaaaaaactaGAAATTAAAAATCGAACCCTCGTCAACAacacataataaaattttaaaaagagatattacataaaaaaaaaaacataaaaatggaataattaCCTATAATAACATATCTAGTAGTgtaataaaatttagaaaagaGAGTTACATTTAGCTTCTAATATATCGTTATTATTTCATTGTTGTAGTGATAATTGAATTacaaaatgactaaaattaggatgaagaagaagacgcATTAGTGGAAATATGAAGATGAAGCTCACAATTACTAGTAGTGCTATTATCATTGTTGTTATTTCTGTGttgatcttcttcttcgttGCTGCTTGCGGTGCCATTGATGTTGAAACCATTTTTGTTCTCGAAACTATGATCTCTACTACTGTTATTCGAAATTTGGTAATCTTTTTTTCCAAAAGTGTTTTTGTTATTGTGCATCCAAACTCGAAGAACACCTTTTCCAACTCCAATTTCATTGCAAAATTCATCAACAGCAGCTTCATCGCATTTCTGCAATTTCCAACCCAATTTCTCCGAAAACGAATGCATTTTCTCTTTCTGTTCAGCTGTAAATTTGGTCCTAAATCGTTTTCTACCATTTGGGTTTTCTGATTTTAAACCTGTAGGTGTAACGGGTTGGGGTTGGAACAGAGAGGGCAGCGGTGGTGGAGATAGGGACGGAGACAGAGACGGAGACGGAGTTGGAGATGGAGAGAATCGCTTAATTGGGGGAAAAATATGGCGGCGGAAATCGATGAAATGAGCCGGCGGTGATGAATCGTCCGACGGTTCACGGCGGTGGAAGTTGCGGTGGCAACCACAAGCGGCGCATTTTAGTGAAATGGGATCTGACGGGGTGGATTCCGGCGAAGGCATAAACTCACCGCAACCGTCTACCGCGTGTCCGCCTATACTCGCTGCATGATTCTTCAAACACTCCTTATAAATCACCGCCGTGCACGGCGGCGATTGGTTGTGATGACTGTGGTGATTATTGCCGTTGGTGAAAGACAAAGGCTTAATTAAAGGTGGGGTATCGACTTCTGAATCTGGGGTTTTGGTGGAGgaaggggtgggggtggggttaATACTATAAGTTAACTccatttttgtttgttaaaaatattttgaattttgaaggtTTATATGTAAAtggggttttggtattttgttaTGGTTGGTTGAGTTTTTCTCTTCTATGTATTGATGATGGCGATTGAGGAAATATATAGAAACATTACATAAAGACAAAAACTTTTTATGGCAAAATGAATTAAGTACCATAAGGTAGATGAAATGAAAGGTGGgttattataaatattgaaaGGAGGAGgttgaaaaaattaatgaaaaacttAAAAAGGTGGGAAGATAAGAATGTGATAattacatgcaagacaccatgAGGGCTAGTTGTGAGGAAATTTTTTActaattccaaaaataaaaatattcttaaatttaatataaattattaattattgtattagagatagaattaaaattttaataagtgaatttaaaatctataaaaaataaatatataaaataatcgaataaaatttaacatctaatatatatataattaaaaattattttaattatataaaaataatataatttttcgtcgTTGGCGATTCGGAATCCCTAAACTCTGCCCCTAATAAGTGGGGGGTGGGGGAGGGTCCTGGTGAcaatagttttatttttgagaagtgGCTAATTAAACCAAAGATTAGACATGGTCAAAATTAGAGCTTTGATGAACATCATGTGAATCTCTGTCATGGTTTTTACACGTGTCTCATCCTTAACGAACATAAATTAGTTGACCACCACTAATGGTTGAGGTATGTTATtgagttttattattattttggtttttttagaatttatttatatacatatatcgattttatttctttgtattaagattaaaaatttaacacaaaaacaaataattaatatcctattttatttgattttttcgaATTTAATTATGAGAACTTATAGTCTCTCAAGTGTAAGAcaccattaaaatatataatctagcagcattttataagttttttttttttttaaaaaaaaaatagcatcTCTATGAGCTAATCAAAGATTCTCTATTaaagatataatttatatttgactGATTAATTTGGAAAATACTTTTAGTAGGAATAGTTGATGGTTcattaatttttgagaagatatttttaagtgtaatttttagaaaaagtaattttagaaaaaaaatatacattttcaGCTTTAAAAAACAACCCTAACTAATCTTTAAaagcattttttttaatcctCTTGACTAAACACCTCACTTTttaatagtaaatatttttaacattccAAAAATTTGGTCAAATAGATTATAGTTTTCGTCAAAGGGTTGAAAAGTCGAATTAATTTGTTCTTTAAGAAGGGCTTAATTAAGACTCTAATATGAGCTGCAAGTAGGTGGCTTCTTTTATTGCATGTACAATTGATAATTATGTTTATGGTTtaggattaattttttttatcaacacGAGTTACAGTGGAGTagtaagtatttttatattcttaattaaaagttttgaGTTTGAGTCCATCGGGTATAGAGTAACCTTTGTATTAAACAGTTACTTTAGGACTTTTcgatacaaatttaaattcagtTGAATTCTAATAcgaatatcaattttattttattttgaattgtcCATCTTTTGACAATTTCCTCAAATTTTGGAGGTAAGGGGCCATGCAAATTAATCAATATAGCTAGATGACTAATTAATTAGATCATTTTCTTGACCAGCATTAATTAGTCCAaggaaaaatttatcattatggTGGTCTTAATATCTATTAATTGATGCCAAAGATAATTAGTTGGATATTAAATTGACAACTCAAGATATGGTAGATATTATCAAATGGAATCCAAATTTGTCAACTACTAGTATTAAAAAGTTGTAGACTTATAAATCAAAGATCAAAGACATTTTCACAAATTGTGTGCCACAACTTGTAGTGTTCTCTTGTTTTCCAAAATTGATATCTTTTGTTTAGTTCGAGTTTTTGAAGTTCTTTG
This DNA window, taken from Solanum lycopersicum chromosome 5, SLM_r2.1, encodes the following:
- the LOC101267309 gene encoding zinc-finger homeodomain protein 10, which gives rise to MELTYSINPTPTPSSTKTPDSEVDTPPLIKPLSFTNGNNHHSHHNQSPPCTAVIYKECLKNHAASIGGHAVDGCGEFMPSPESTPSDPISLKCAACGCHRNFHRREPSDDSSPPAHFIDFRRHIFPPIKRFSPSPTPSPSLSPSLSPPPLPSLFQPQPVTPTGLKSENPNGRKRFRTKFTAEQKEKMHSFSEKLGWKLQKCDEAAVDEFCNEIGVGKGVLRVWMHNNKNTFGKKDYQISNNSSRDHSFENKNGFNINGTASSNEEEDQHRNNNNDNSTTSNCELHLHISTNASSSSS